In Triticum urartu cultivar G1812 unplaced genomic scaffold, Tu2.1 TuUngrouped_contig_6751, whole genome shotgun sequence, a genomic segment contains:
- the LOC125531047 gene encoding uncharacterized protein LOC125531047, whose amino-acid sequence MEHPHETRLAVAVARRRQELMDNLTSEGKAIYETVTQASEATHLRHQKELEAMIVAAVGSAVEAAVSRSVGAAVDKAIEAAMETAVNDMQAYTDGTKVDLLRQIQELCVAKGSTTRPNEAEGGERSPKGATEGNMQAFRSSMAAKGAALSGPYIPPPA is encoded by the coding sequence ATGGAGCATCCACACGAGACTAGgctggcggtggcggtggcgcgcCGGCGTCAGGAACTCATGGACAATCTCACTTCGGAGGGCAAGGCGATCTACGAGACGGTCACACAAGCAAGCGAGGCGACCCATCTTCGCCACCAGAAGGAGCTTGAGGCGATGATTGTGGCGGCGGTGGGCAGCGCAGTTGAGGCAGCAGTGTCGCGCTCGGTCGGGGCGGCCGTCGACAAGGCCATCGAGGCGGCGATGGAAACAGCCGTCAACGACATGCAAGCGTACACCGACGGCACCAAAGTGGACCTCCTCAGGCAAATCCAGGAACTGTGCGTCGCCAAGGGTTCAACGACTCGTCCCAATGAAGCAGAAGGGGGCGAGCGCTCTCCCAAGGGCGCGACAGAAGGGAACATGCAGGCGTTCCGTTCGTCCATGGCGGCGAAGGGTGCAGCCTTGTCTGGGCCATATATTCCACCACCGGCTTGA